From the Papaver somniferum cultivar HN1 chromosome 2, ASM357369v1, whole genome shotgun sequence genome, the window TCTTTAAGCTTTGATCGCTAGGGTTCTCGTTCTTTCCCTTCTACACTCTCCTCGTATACCCATCAATCACTTTCAGGTTTTTTCTCTCTTGCTTTTACTGTTTTTCGAACTCCATTTTGACAGAAGAAGAAGGGAATTTGGTTTATTAATGGTAGAATTGTTGAGGATGTTAAAATCATTTCCTTGAAAAATATTAATCTCTGGTTTGTTTTTTCTATTCGATTATCTTTAGTATGATTTCTAGTTTAGTGTAAAAAAATGGGGAAAGGAAGACCTAGATCAGTGGAGAAAGGTGTGTTagggaataacaatgattgtttattagaagACGAAAAAGTGAAGAAGGTAATACCACAAGGTCCAGTATATTATCCAACTGATGAAGAGTTTAAAGATCCATTAGAATACATATACAAGATTAGGCCAGAAGCAGAACCATATGGAATATGTAGGATTATTCCTCCTAACAACTGGAAACCCCCTTTTGCTTTAGATTTAGAATCATTTACTTTTCCTACTAAAACACAAGCTATACATCAATTGCAAGCTAGGTCAGCATCTTGTGATCCTCAAACATTTGAATTGGAATATAATCGGTTTTTGGAAACTCAATTTGGAAAGAGAAATAGGAAGAAAGTGGTTTTTGAAGGTGAAGATTTGGATTTTTGCAAGTGTTATAATGCTGTTAAGCGTTATGGAGGTTATGATAAGGTTGTTAAGGAGAAAAAATGGGGTGAAGTTTATAGGTTTATTGTGGGTTCAGCTGGTGTGGGAAAGATTTCAGAGTGTTCGAAGCATGTTTTGTCTCAGTTGTACCGAGAACATTTGTATGATTATGAAATGattaacaagaagaagaagcccTTGACTTTGAAAAAGTGCAAGAGAGGTATGAGGTGTGATAAGGTTAAGAAAGTTGAGGACCAGCATTCAGATGCTGCTTCGACTAGTAGTTCCTTCAAGAGGAGAAAAAAGAACTCACAAGGAGACGTTAGCAAAGATGACAagttagagaagaagaaagaagaattaaATGAGTTTGATCAGATTTGTGAACAGTGCAATAGTGGGTTGCATGGAGAAGTTATGCTTTTGTGTGATAGGTGTAATAAGGGTTGGCATATTTATTGTCTTTCACCGCCTCTAAAGCAGGTGCCTACTGGAAACTGGTATTGCTTGGAATGTGTGAATTCTGAGAAAGATAGTTTTGGGTTTGTACCTGGTAAACGCTTCTCTTTAGAAACATTTAGGCGTCTAGCTGATAGGGCTAAGAAGAAGTGGTTTGGTTCAACAACTCCATCTAGAGTGGAGATAGAGAAAAAGTTTTGGGAAATTGTGGAGGGTTCAGTTGGTGAAGTTGAAGTTATGTATGGCAGTGATTTGGATACTTCTAAATATGGAAGTGGATTTCCTCGTGCTGAGGACTCACGGCCGCCAGAAGTTGAGGTTGAGGTTTGGGACAAGTATATATCTAGTCCATGGAATCTCAATAATTTGCCCAAATTGCAAGGATCGATGCTTCAAGCAGTTCATGAAAATATTGCTGGTGTGATGGTGCCCTGGTTGTATATTGGGATGTTGTTTTCATCGTTTTGTTGGCATTTTGAGGATCACTGCTTTtattcaatgaattatttacaCTGGTACGTACTTTCTTTTATTTGACATGTATTTGGTTCTCTACAGAAATGCAGTCATAGTTGGATAATCTTTATGTGTATTTTGGTTGAAATCTGGACTGAAAGTTTAGCATACAGTTGATGGCATTTCATGCCATCAACGATTAAATAACATGTTTCCTTTCTTCCTTATCCACTCGGGTCATTCTTTAATAGGTAGCATGACTATTGAACCACTTGTGCGACAGTGGTACCATTTTAATGGTTACTATAAGTCTGTAACAATACCATCAAGTCAGATTAGTGGAAGTAATCCAATAACATAGTCCCAAGAAAATGCTGGGCTGTGCTGATATGTTACAAACAGCCAAATCTTGAGTTGGTGTGTATTGGGGATGGACCCCATTATTGCTCAAAAGAAGTAAGAAAAGAAAGAACTAATAATGCTGTGCAGATGATAAGACATTATATAGGGAGAGAAGTGACTCAGCTTGGAGTAGGATTCCGTACCTCTCTTGACTTTCCACTGATCATTAGGTTGCTAGGATTCTTGATGTTGATATTCGGTTTCccatgtagacttttttcagtgaGATTCTTTCTTATTATACTGCTATCGTAATATCATTTATAAAATTGACCCCCTGTATCATTTGTTAGTACCTTCACCTTGTATTCTTTGATACTACAGTTTTACTATGCGGGCTTGATTGTTTGTCTCAAGGTCAAAAAAACATGTTATCCACTGGAACGAATATTATTTATATTATTGAAACTACATCAAAGTCACCTTCAATTTGCCAGATTTGTTTTATCTTGCTTTTCTAGTTAAGGTAGGATATCACAGTTCCCCATCAGGACCATAATTGTCTTGGCTACCCCAAATTCTGAAGTTACTAGAAGTTAAGAAATTACTCTACTTTTCTGTTGGCATTTTTGATTGCGAAACGCATGTTACATAACTTTTATTAGCTGTGAGCAACCATCAATGTTATGCTATTGATTACAACTTTTCATTTCAGGGGGGAGCCAAAATGCTGGTATAGTGTTCCTGGTAGTGAAGCCCATGCATTTGAACAGGTAATTTGGCTAAGTAGTTGTCTCTAGGCCCCTCTGTTTGCGATTAGCTTTATCACTGTCTTTTGATATTGCAAATGCTACTAAATCTTTTAATCAGAATAGCCACATGCACACGACCTGTCTAAACTGAAGTTGTGTCACTATTAAGTTACAATAGCACTGAAGTTGTCACAATTAAGTTACTAATCGCAATGATAAAAGGGCAGGGGCTGTTGCTCTTGAATATAGTTACTTCAGTAAAAAATACAGCTTTAGGCCTTTAGTTATTTAACTTGTTTTCTGTACTTGCTGTTGTAGCCATATACATCAATGTGTTGTTGTATTCTGAATAGTTCATGAATTCTTGCTTCTTGGTAGATGTCTTTTAATCAATGCTCAACTGAAAACCCTACTTACTTTGATGCATGAACTCAAAGTGCATCAAAGTGTTTTGGTTCTTACTTTCCAATAATTGTCTTCCTGTGTTTGCAATTCGTTAGAGAAATAATTAAGAATGTACGTATCTATTCTAAAGCGCGCCTCTCATCTAGAATTCGTGTTTTTGCAGGTTATGCGGAGCAGTCTTCCCGATCTATTCGAAACACAACCAGATCTGTTGTTCCAGCTTGTCACTATGTTGAATCCTTCTGTTTTGCAAGATAATGGTGTCCCAGTATATACTGTACTCCAGGTTTGACTTTATGGTGCTTGAAGATATACATTTGTACTGGAAGTTTCCATCATGCTGTTATGCATCTCCCTTGAGCCTTCACATGCATTTATTAATATTATCTCTACTTTCGGATCTTGGGTGTTATCATTGCTATGCTGCACCAGCACTCTGTATATAGTATACCGGATTCATTTACTTTCGGATATTGATATCTTAATCTCCACCCCATCTCTCATAGTATCTACTGTCTAAAAATATCCATCATATACTTTTTGTTAGTTAAGCTGTAGTTTAAGATATCTATAATTTTGATATCATACCTTTTATCTAAGTTAATCCTtatatttaagtttcttttatgTTGTGTCAGGAGCCTGGGAATATTGTCATAACTTTTCCCAGGTCTTATCACGGAGGTTTTAACTTTGGTAAGCCACCTACCACTATATAAAGCAGTTTTTAATGGGCCACATTACTTGTTGTTATTGATAAATATGTGCTTGCTTTTTCAGGCTTGAATTGTGCTGAGGCTGTTAATTTTGCACCTGCTGACTGGTTGCCCCACGGTGGTTATGGTGCTGAGCTGTATAGGTTGTATCACAAGGCCGCAGTGTTATCTCACGAGGAGCTCCTCTGCGTGGTAGCCAAGGTTAGAAGATTGTAGACCTTTACAAGTTTCAACCTATTCTGGTTTTCATCCAATCACCAAGCTTTCTATCTTATTCGGTGACACCCACCGTTTGCTTATATGAGGTCACGAGGTTGACTGGATACTTGAATACGACATCCTTTTGGTTGTTCTTTTGCTCAATGGTTCTTCAAGTGAAATAATATTCATTTTGCTGTTTTGTAGTACTAGTATCAAACAGTTGTGTTGCTTAAACATCTGGTTTACTGGATAGGGAATTGTGGTTTCTTCTTTTTAAGTGTGATCCATCTgtcttattatttattttttctgtgCTGAATTGCCAGAGTGGCTGTGATGCAAAGGTGTCATCTTACTTGAAGAAAGAATTGCACAGAGTATTTACTAAAGAGAAAACTTGGAGGGAGCGTTTATGGAAAAATGGCATCGTGAAGACTTCCCCAATGTATGCACGTAAGCATCCTGATTATGTTGGAACTGAAGAGGTAAACCCATGTTCAACTGTCCCTCGAGACTAACTATCATTGCAAAGATACTGATCGACACGTTCCTCCGTGCTGGTAATTTATGTCAAATCCCGATGACTTTGTAGGACCCCACTTGCATTATATGCCAGCAATATTTGTATCTTTCTGCTGTTGGATGTGGATGCAGAAAATCCACCTTCGTCTGCCTGGAGGTATGGGAACTCAGCAATCATACAGTTTTTAGCTTTGTTTCTAATCTTAAGGAAAGTAAGAACTtcattgccaaaaaaaaaaaatttaatttgtcAAGTGAACGGTGATAAACCTTATACACAGAAGGACATGCATTATTCAAATCGAGAAGTTGAAAAGTACTGCGTTGCCGTTGCTTTTTCTCTAATCATGTCTTCTATCATACCCGTcctctttattttctttgttacAATGGAAACCACATGGTTGTCAATTAGAGATACTCAATTACAATGTTTAGTATTTTTTTAATGGTAGTTTTACTTTCGCGGTTTCCTTTGGGTGCTGATGAGAAATCTTCATTCAGTTGTTTAATTGCCATAATGAACCTGCCCTGTGCACATGTTGACACCTATATGTATCAATACATGAGTGCCGTGGCAAGTTGAACTTAGTATAACGGTTTCATATAACAAGGAAATATGATTCCTAAAGAATCGTAGTCAGACAAGGTTTCATGAGTCATCTTTCTGGTAAAGACAATTAGACAACTCTAATAACTGAGTGAAGACTAAAATTTATATTCCCAATATGAAGTGGATTAATGCTTGCTGTTTGTTGAAAATAAGCTTTTCAAATATAGAAATTTCTACCACATGTATGGAACAACCCAAAGTAATGTGGGTGTGCAGTCTAGTGTCTTGAATTTCCATCGATGATTTGTATCTTTCGTGTACATGGATCCCTTGACCGTCTTATGCAGGTACATATGTATATCTAACATTTGCGAGTGCTACTGCAAAGTCTTAGTGGCCATTGAATAAAATCCAGACTTAGCCTCAGCCTCTGCTTTTTAGTCTTCTTCTATTACTACtatcttcttatttttatttttttctttaaacatAGAATATTATCCTTTCATCAATTATTCTTTATTCAACAAGGGAATAATTCGTTTCGTCTTCCTTACTAAGTTACTTCTCTTAGGCGGACAATATAGATTTCACATGGCTTTTGTTTGGCTTCCATTCATATGTTGTTTTTATATTTGTTATTGAATGTCATTTAGTTAGTTCTCCTTCCAGACATAGCCGAACTATCACTAAAGTCTTTCCTATTCTCTATTATTATAGAAACTTTGCAAAGTTTTGGTTACATTCAAATAACGATACTTCTCTTATGCAGCACTATGAACACCTCTGTGAGTGCAACCCTGCCAAGCAACGTCTTCTCTACCGTCACACACTTGCCGAATTGGAAGACTTGGCACTTTTAGCTGACAACGGTGACTTAGATGAGGCATGCAAAACTAGAAGCTGCCGGCGACAACTTTCAAGCTCTAATGATGTACCTATTTTGGCAAAAGAGGTTAGCTCATACATAATTGCTAACTCAATACTAGAATTAACATGATTTCGTTCTTTAACCGCTGTTCTTCTCTCATGAAAAGGATCTTTTTAAATAGTACTAAATACTGGCCATACATCAGGCACATGAATCTAAGACACTCTTCATAATGACGGGCCTTTTAAAGTTTCTTCTTTAGTGTAAAAATGACACCTCTTGTAAAATGCCTTCAGACTTTATTTTTGTTCTGCTCATAGAGCACCTAGGTAAATCTATCATGGAGTATTAAATTTAAGGACAACAGTTAGAATCCCGTTTCTCCCTCTAAAGATAAAAAGTCATTATTAAACAGCATATAGGCGTTGAAGGTTAATGACTTACTCCCTCTTGGCTTCTCCAAAGTAAAGTGAGTATGAGCAATCTGTAGCTTCATTACAATGCGTCCCTTAAGATGAATTTCATGGAGGTCCTGCGGATCCCACCAATCTAAATACAATTTTAACGTCCGGCGGACCAGATTGCTCTCTTCTTTacatgtttcatcttcttatttaaTGTTTCATAACCATGGCGCTGCTGGTAGACTTGGGTAGAATCTTTATAACCATGGCGCTTCTGGTGAGTTGGAAGCTTCCTGAATTGTCAGATTGTTTCATTGCagaaaaagaataaacaaaaataGGATAGAAAAGGGAAGATCAAAGAATTAAGCAAAGAAGACCGCCTATAGTCTAGTATCTGACTCAACACTTCAACCACACACACATGCGCACACACACCTCCTCATCCTAGAAAAGCTGTTTTCTATCTAGAATTTCCTAGATAGTCTTAAATCTACCAACATGAAAGACTTTTTGAACTGGGTATCTCTTTTGTGACTCTCGTATATTTTGAAGACATGATTTACTCATTCCTATTGGATACAAAGTGTGTAGATCTTTGCTGTCAAAGCAAAAGATAACTTTAGTTTTACTAGTCAAAAATATGTAAGTTCTGTTTAGATGGAACAACCCATATGAAGTTTTAGAGTGGTTTTACTGTTAATGCCGGTTGTCATCTTTGGCCAAATTTGTAAGAAATAAACCGGAGACAGATTTGGTAAGTTGTAGCTGGTAAGGTAGTAATTCAAATTAGGTTTTCAGAACTTATCGACAAAGCTATGGTCCATTGATTCAGAATACTAGCACAGAGTCCTAGACTGATGTAAGTCTTGCCTCATCTGTAGCAGTAGGAGTTTATTGCAAACTGTTTGGCAGAATGGTTGATTCAAGTCGCACCATTTTACGTGTTAGGAAGTTAATATGTCCTTCCTCCACCATTTGCAATTCGTGGTCCAATTATTTgccatctgttttttttttcttttattaaggtGTACTAAGTTTGGTGTAACCTTGTGCAGGTAAAAGGTTGTCGGGTTACTCATGTTCAACTCGCAGAAGAGTGGATTTTGAGCACTATTAAAATCCTTGAGAGCTCATTTTCTGAGTCTGCATATGTCAGTGCACTAAGTGGAGCTCAACAGTTTCTATGGGCTGGTCCTGAAATGGATCCGGTATGTGCTTCCTGTTGATTTACTGGACACAAACAGAATATTCATTTCTGGTTATGTGCACTAGCTTTTGTAAATAGTAACATGTGGTATTTGCAAGCTTGGCATGTAGGTGCGAGGCCTGGCAAAAAGTTTGgttgaagccaagaaatgggctCTGGAGGTAAAGAGTTGCCTTTGCAAAGTCAAGTCATGGCTGCAACATCGAGTAAATAATACGCAGAAAGTGACTTTGGGATACATAGAAAATTTGTTGAGTTTTAATCCGGTTCCTTGTAATGAGCCTGGGCATCTCAAATTGAAGGTTAATAATTTTAATAGTACTCTTAGTTTTACATTTAACTTCATGCTTGTTCTGCAAAATCATGCTTTTGCAGTTTACTCTTTGCAGGTCTATACAGAAGAAGCTAAGTTGTTGGTTCTAGAGATAAAATCTGCACTTTCACCATCTTCGGGTGCCTCAGTAAGTAACTTCCTATGTCCATGTGGATTTGCTTGTTTGGTTTCAGATAATGGGATAAAATGTTGGGTTGAAGATTTGTCATGTATTTTGTATGCTTTATTGGAGCTAGGTCCTTAatcttttttaaaattttttttgtttatggaTCTTCAGATAGCTGATTTGGAATTATTATACTTTAGAGCAAGTGAATGTCCAATTCATATAGAAGAAATGGGAAACTTAGCAAAAGAAATCTCTTTGGCAAAGGTACATATTACTGGTAGAGGCTGTAGTAGCGTAATCTGGCTCGTAGCATTCCAACCATTTTATTTGATTGTCAATAATATATTACTTTTTTGCTTTGCATCAACTCTCGGCTAGTATTACTATCTGTTTGACTGtcaataattttttgtttttgtttttgtttttgttttaattgtgtatGCAATTCTTATAAATTTAGTCAGCCTTGGGGTTGGATCGCCCAGCCCCAGATCCCACACATCTTCCAGCGAATAACTTGGTGTGTTTGGCCGAGTGCTCTGCCTTAGTTAAGATATTGGCCATCTGCAGAAGATATTAGAAGTTTTTGATCAAATGCCATCTTAAAGCCTTCTATTGGTATATTAGTAcgtaatttgaaaaataaataaaagaagaaagagaaaaagaggagagagaaaacagaaaatgTAACAAAAGAATATGTTCTAAACACTCTCTTCATTCTCTCGAATGTAGGCAGAAAAAAGAGTCTAAGATTTACAGTTTTAGCCGTCTCCAACAATCCTTTTAGGGTGTTATGTTTCTAAATTCATTACCTGTTAAGTTTCACCCtaaatttttttctctcttgACCATTCTCGATTTACTGCGGATATATCAACTAGGCGTTGAGTTATGCCAAACTCAGACTGACAACGAGCATGTACATCTGGCGATGCTTTGAGTTATCGCCTCGCGCAGTTGAACGCCTAGTCCTGATTTACTCGCTAGTAACTTGGGTAACTCGATAGATCTTAGACAACTATGATTAtgactattcttttttttttttttttttttttttgtatctttcaTTCCGTCCTTGCCTCGCTGGTTATATGTTTGTATTATTTTGCATCATTAGGCTTGGATAGATAGCACAAGGCAGTGTATCTCGGTGGATAGATCTGTTAAAGTTGAGGTTGATGTTCTTCACAAGTTAAAGTCAGAGGTATGATATGTTCCGTGAGCTGTATAATAAGATAACTGATGTCGTTCTTGAACTATTTGGAAATTGCTTCCATCTGAACCATATAAACTTAACTGCTTACAGATGTTGGAGCTTCATGTTCAGTTCCCGGAAATGGAGGTGCTTTTGGACATTTTAAGGCAAGTCGAATCGTGGCAAGTTAAGTGCCACGCAATGCTGGAAGCTCCTATCACTTTGAAGGTTGTGACATTCGTGAAAActgaactgttttttttttccctaaCAAGTTATTACGTGTCTTTAACCAGCTTATGATGTTCTTGGTAGTGATTGGAAATAAATTGCTACTTGTAACTTGTGCAGGACCTTGAAATTCTTCTCCAAGAtgcagataattttttttttgccattcctGAGTTGAAGCTTTTAAAGCAATATCACCTTGATGCTATTTCATGGATTTCCCGCTTCCATCATGTTTTAGTAAATGTAAACAAACGGGAGGATCAAGATAAAGTTGTAGAAGAACTAACTTGCATTTCTGCGGATGGAGCATTATTGAGAGTACAGGGTTCGTTCCTTTGCATTTTAGATGCCCAGTTGTTTCGCTTTGTTTCATTTTTCTGCATagtctgagttttttttttctttttcctaacACAGTTGATGAATTGCCTCTTGTTGAGGTAGAATTAAAGAAGGCATTTTGCAGGGAAAAAGCTCAGAAGGTAACGTTAAGAAAAAAACATTTGTTTGTAAGTTCCTGTCTATGTTAGTCAAGGTTTATATTATGTCTGAATTTGACATGGTAACTGAGCATATGGTCTCCATGAATCAAAGTATTTGAACGTTCCCTTAATACCTTTTTGATTGGAAGTTGTGACTACGGGAACTATGTTTCAAATGTAGCATTTCCATGTACCATATAAATGCTTTATAGTTGATCATATCGGTGCAGGCAAGTCGAACTCAAATGCCTCTTACCTACATAGAAGAACTGATTTCCGAGGCTGTTATGTACGTATTCCTTCTTATCGAACCTTTGCATAAATTGGTGTGAGTGCAAATGCAAATATATTTTTGTTGCTGTGAGTTTCTTAACAGTTCCTCTTACAGACTTCAAATTGAGGATGAGAAATGGTTCAAAAACATCTCTGGAGTACTTGCTGACGCACAGTCTTGGGAAGAACGAGCAAAACAAGCTCTCAGAAATTTGGCTCAGATGTCAGACCTTGAGGATCTTATGAGGTTTACTGATGATTATGTTTAGGGCCTTCATTTTTATACCTCATGCGTAGGACTAGTTTATGATCGCTGCATTTAAATTTTTCAGGACGTCGGACAAAATTTTTGCGGTTCTACCTTCGCTAGTTGACCTCAAAGATGTTTTATCATTTTCTAGATCATGGATTAGAGATTCTCAACCATTTCTGACGTTGTCTCTTCTATCCAGTGATCCTTCAAGTTCTCCTGTGAAATTTGATTCCCTTAAGGTTTTTATCATCTACTTACACACTTACGTTCTGAAACTTCataaatattttataaatatatgTCCCTGATTATGCAGGAGCTAGTTTCTCAGTCAAAACTTTTGAAGGTGTGCTTGGAAGAACCAAGGATGCTTCAGGAAACGTTGAAGGACTGTGAGTCCTGGCTGGAGGATGCTCGCGCTTTATTAGAACAAGCAGATTCTTTCCTGATGCTGCACAATGTTAGTGTAGATAATGGGTGTCACACTAGGATCGTAGAGCTACTTCAGTTGATTCAGTCTGTCACGATGAAAGGACAGCTTTTAGGTGTTGACTTTGACGAGATTCCAAAACTTCAAAAAGTTTCCTCCAAACTAGAGTGGTGCTTAAGGGCTATTACATCCCTCCTCACAACTCCTTCACTTAAGGTGATCAATTCTGTTATCTGACATGCATTATACTGTAGTGAattctttgaaaaaaaataattagtaaGTTTAAGATGTCACACAGGGATGCAATATGTTATAAGATCTGCAAACTGTTGTATGCTTTGAAGTTTCCACTTATTCTTAGGCACATAACAGTGTCTATTTATGATCAGTAGATGCTCATGAAAGTTGCCATATTCTTTTATTAACTTGATTTGAGTCATCTGAGACTCCTTCACTCGATGTTCCAGCATAGAAATACCGGATAAACGGTAGAAGCACATTAGTAGATAGTAGCATTCATGGGCATGTTTTAGGACATATTTTAATTATGAATAGTCTTAtatatctatttttttttcttctctgtgaGTATCTGTGTGCGCTTTTTGTTTTGTAGCTCTTtttgaatattttcattcacatgTCACATAGTTAACTTAGGTTTATCTGTCTAATATGTATATATTTGGACGTTATAGGCAGTTGATAGCTTAATAGAAAGTGCAAAGTCTGTCCCACGTGAGCGTGATGATTTGGTAAATTCGTTGATTGATGGTGTTATCTGGCTCAAGAAGGCACTGGAAATAGTTTCTTCGCGCCGTAAAAGATGCAAGTTGAGTGATGTTGAAGAAATTGTTGATGAAGCTCAAGTAAGCAGTTGAaagttttcaacatattctcacATGCCTTTGTTTTGCGGATATTGACAAATTCTAATGCCATTCCTTCTAACTGCAGATGATTAAAGTCCCTTTTCCATTGATGGTTGACCAGCTTGTTATTAGTATCGAAAAACATAAGTAAGCATTCTAATTCTGCCTTGCAACATTTTTCCAcgttttccatttttcttttgcAATATCTGGTACTTTGACTTGACTCGTGATATTTATTAGTCCAATTTAATTTCGTCCAAAAATTTTCTTATAAGTTCTGTTAAAGTAAATAAAATTCTTTAACTACTGTGTGAAGTAGTATATGTAGGACAATCATGCATCTTTTTAGTGCAACTAGATTAGTAGAATATGCCTAATAAAAACCAATCAATACAAAAAGCATATGCTTACTAGTTTAAGGTATTCTGATTATCGTGGGGGATTTTTAATATTTAAGACTTGCTTTAATTTTATAGATTAGGATTCCTATCTTCTTAGTCTTGCAACAGCCCTGACACTAATAATGTGGAATCACATCGATGATGTACAAAACATACCGAAGCGCACCCAAGGATCTTTAGACTCTACTCTATAGCATTGATGTGTCACATCAGATAAAATTCTCAAACAAAAATATAACGTATGCGCGGTTCACCCTTACAAAATTGCATATGGCTTTGTGTTATAAGGCATGAATATCCCTCATATTTTATCTTGTCTATTGATTGAAGTCTTTCTAATGTCTTGTACACTT encodes:
- the LOC113348466 gene encoding lysine-specific demethylase rbr-2-like isoform X1; the protein is MGKGRPRSVEKGVLGNNNDCLLEDEKVKKVIPQGPVYYPTDEEFKDPLEYIYKIRPEAEPYGICRIIPPNNWKPPFALDLESFTFPTKTQAIHQLQARSASCDPQTFELEYNRFLETQFGKRNRKKVVFEGEDLDFCKCYNAVKRYGGYDKVVKEKKWGEVYRFIVGSAGVGKISECSKHVLSQLYREHLYDYEMINKKKKPLTLKKCKRGMRCDKVKKVEDQHSDAASTSSSFKRRKKNSQGDVSKDDKLEKKKEELNEFDQICEQCNSGLHGEVMLLCDRCNKGWHIYCLSPPLKQVPTGNWYCLECVNSEKDSFGFVPGKRFSLETFRRLADRAKKKWFGSTTPSRVEIEKKFWEIVEGSVGEVEVMYGSDLDTSKYGSGFPRAEDSRPPEVEVEVWDKYISSPWNLNNLPKLQGSMLQAVHENIAGVMVPWLYIGMLFSSFCWHFEDHCFYSMNYLHWGEPKCWYSVPGSEAHAFEQVMRSSLPDLFETQPDLLFQLVTMLNPSVLQDNGVPVYTVLQEPGNIVITFPRSYHGGFNFGLNCAEAVNFAPADWLPHGGYGAELYRLYHKAAVLSHEELLCVVAKSGCDAKVSSYLKKELHRVFTKEKTWRERLWKNGIVKTSPMYARKHPDYVGTEEDPTCIICQQYLYLSAVGCGCRKSTFVCLEHYEHLCECNPAKQRLLYRHTLAELEDLALLADNGDLDEACKTRSCRRQLSSSNDVPILAKEVKGCRVTHVQLAEEWILSTIKILESSFSESAYVSALSGAQQFLWAGPEMDPVRGLAKSLVEAKKWALEVKSCLCKVKSWLQHRVNNTQKVTLGYIENLLSFNPVPCNEPGHLKLKVYTEEAKLLVLEIKSALSPSSGASIADLELLYFRASECPIHIEEMGNLAKEISLAKAWIDSTRQCISVDRSVKVEVDVLHKLKSEMLELHVQFPEMEVLLDILRQVESWQVKCHAMLEAPITLKDLEILLQDADNFFFAIPELKLLKQYHLDAISWISRFHHVLVNVNKREDQDKVVEELTCISADGALLRVQVDELPLVEVELKKAFCREKAQKASRTQMPLTYIEELISEAVILQIEDEKWFKNISGVLADAQSWEERAKQALRNLAQMSDLEDLMRTSDKIFAVLPSLVDLKDVLSFSRSWIRDSQPFLTLSLLSSDPSSSPVKFDSLKELVSQSKLLKVCLEEPRMLQETLKDCESWLEDARALLEQADSFLMLHNVSVDNGCHTRIVELLQLIQSVTMKGQLLGVDFDEIPKLQKVSSKLEWCLRAITSLLTTPSLKAVDSLIESAKSVPRERDDLVNSLIDGVIWLKKALEIVSSRRKRCKLSDVEEIVDEAQMIKVPFPLMVDQLVISIEKHKSWLEKVHVFFSSNSAEKSWSALLQLKDFGDSDAFDSPELDRVNSEIVKVEKWILSCKEIIGPSVSDMNSLGAALVSIKHSMDRSIQLYQDASCCSARSLHVCCFSASGNQEVFVCLKCNDRYHLSCLGSMFPITSLARENTCPYCLLLESGAVSRNECRSLISRGARPELKMLNELLSVANDFCMRIKEIDILEKLVEQTLACQSLMAETVDFVLGYLDKDIVPISRGLLVPLKAVGVAGVFDHDGTRNLELAVVIHSWKIRVKMLFENSEKPHIQNIQRMLKEGSQLNVPSGDYFIHELTKMKCVGLHWAELARKVASDSGHLELDEVFKLISEGEDLPVHLDKEIKLLRDRTVLYCICRKPYNNKAPMIACDLCEEWYHFDCVKICEPAPNNYLCPACKPLEEKEPLLSLLKGERLSGSHDVGPQTPLPQGNESRRRHRKLSSNRRRQKRMLVADLGMMLRHSDGIDQLWWRNRKPLRRTSKKRAELESLSPFYNL